One segment of Candidatus Endomicrobium procryptotermitis DNA contains the following:
- a CDS encoding efflux RND transporter periplasmic adaptor subunit, whose protein sequence is MKKFFIFLVFIAAAGAAGFFIFKPSKPAIEKETQLEQKDLHVEFRETGEVRPRNRLEIKPPFSGRVEEILVVEGDSVQKGQVIVWMSSGERAAMVDAARAISQEEYERWQTIYRPTPIVAPMNGFIILRSNEPGQTITSADAILVMADDLIIEANVDETDLRYIKIGDNLKMSLDAYPDEIFSGIVEHIAYESTVVSNVTVYAIKIRPIKKPKVFRAGMTATITVTAESKKGAWSIPSNFIIERGKKKTVTVKSLTKNNKEILVTRNINTGVTDGKFTEILSGLKQGDTAVILKEKKKEKAKSFISR, encoded by the coding sequence ATGAAAAAATTCTTTATCTTTTTGGTATTTATTGCTGCAGCAGGCGCCGCTGGATTTTTTATTTTTAAACCTTCTAAGCCCGCTATTGAAAAAGAAACGCAGCTTGAACAAAAAGATTTGCACGTGGAGTTCAGAGAAACTGGCGAAGTGCGTCCAAGAAACAGACTTGAAATCAAGCCTCCTTTTTCTGGAAGAGTCGAAGAGATTCTTGTTGTAGAAGGCGACTCCGTACAAAAAGGGCAGGTAATCGTATGGATGAGTTCCGGAGAAAGAGCCGCCATGGTTGACGCTGCAAGAGCTATAAGCCAGGAAGAATACGAAAGATGGCAGACCATATACAGACCAACCCCGATAGTTGCCCCAATGAACGGCTTCATTATCTTAAGAAGCAATGAGCCCGGACAAACGATAACTTCAGCCGATGCAATACTTGTCATGGCGGACGATTTGATAATTGAAGCAAATGTTGACGAAACAGATTTAAGGTATATAAAAATCGGCGATAATTTAAAAATGTCTCTGGACGCTTACCCCGATGAAATATTTAGCGGTATAGTGGAACATATAGCTTATGAATCGACCGTGGTAAGCAATGTAACTGTGTACGCAATAAAAATAAGGCCTATAAAGAAACCAAAAGTTTTCAGGGCAGGAATGACTGCAACGATAACAGTAACCGCAGAATCAAAAAAAGGTGCATGGTCTATACCGAGCAATTTTATAATCGAAAGAGGCAAAAAGAAAACGGTAACCGTTAAATCTTTGACGAAAAACAATAAAGAAATATTGGTAACAAGAAATATAAATACAGGCGTTACCGATGGCAAATTTACTGAAATTTTATCTGGACTCAAACAAGGAGACACGGCGGTCATACTTAAAGAAAAAAAGAAAGAAAAAGCAAAATCGTTTATAAGCAGGTAA
- a CDS encoding TolC family protein, translated as MKKFFFTLFFAAFTCSYSIAERIDWETITRQTNEKNPNIQMAKLRFENAKQAYIRALSGYMPGISFRGNASQSENDGIFSRNYSYGLNASLSIFSGFDTYNDVRQKSAELKAAQASYDRTVSDAAYESASQYVNLMWAYETVELSEKILERRAENKDMIKLKYDSGNVDLGSLKRVEADEELSAYDLRKAKRYIETVSAALLKAIGRKDDVLLETDEKLTLNERNLIVPEYNSLIVSIPEFLSAQYNIESCEAQSLRAKSAWWPTISLTGSFGRSGNKWSPDRNSWDSGLSISYPLFTGGTRIADVKIAENQLKIAKENLNSVNNSLKSAAMAYHNGLADAMENIVIREHYLSAAQQQAEISQRKYVNGLSTYQDWYSIENDYINSQKTLLDAKKTAALEKAKWHNFIGEGFVHPGK; from the coding sequence ATGAAAAAATTTTTTTTTACTTTATTTTTTGCCGCTTTTACCTGTTCTTATTCTATCGCAGAAAGAATCGATTGGGAAACTATAACAAGACAAACAAACGAAAAAAATCCGAACATTCAAATGGCAAAATTAAGATTTGAAAATGCAAAACAGGCTTATATCCGGGCATTAAGTGGATATATGCCCGGCATTTCTTTTCGTGGAAATGCTTCTCAGAGCGAGAATGATGGAATTTTTTCAAGAAATTATTCTTATGGTTTAAATGCCAGCCTTTCGATTTTTTCCGGTTTTGACACATACAATGATGTAAGACAAAAATCTGCCGAACTTAAAGCGGCGCAGGCAAGTTATGACAGAACTGTATCAGACGCGGCATATGAGTCCGCGTCGCAATACGTAAATCTTATGTGGGCTTATGAAACTGTCGAACTTTCGGAAAAGATACTTGAAAGAAGAGCGGAAAATAAAGATATGATAAAACTGAAATATGATTCGGGAAATGTCGATTTAGGCTCGTTAAAAAGAGTCGAAGCCGATGAGGAGCTTTCAGCTTATGATCTCAGAAAAGCTAAAAGATATATCGAAACGGTTTCAGCGGCTTTGCTTAAAGCTATCGGAAGAAAAGATGATGTCCTTCTTGAAACCGATGAAAAACTGACATTAAATGAGAGAAATCTCATAGTTCCAGAATATAATTCGTTGATAGTTTCAATACCGGAATTTTTATCTGCGCAATATAATATCGAAAGCTGCGAAGCTCAGTCATTAAGAGCAAAAAGCGCATGGTGGCCAACGATAAGTTTAACAGGAAGTTTCGGACGTTCCGGCAATAAATGGTCGCCTGACAGAAACAGCTGGGACAGCGGGCTTTCAATTTCATACCCTTTGTTTACCGGCGGCACAAGGATAGCCGATGTGAAAATAGCGGAAAATCAGCTTAAAATAGCAAAAGAAAATTTAAACAGTGTCAACAATTCACTCAAATCTGCTGCTATGGCATACCATAACGGCTTGGCCGATGCCATGGAAAATATCGTTATAAGAGAACATTACTTGTCAGCTGCACAGCAGCAAGCCGAAATTTCACAGAGAAAGTATGTCAACGGTTTGTCCACTTATCAGGATTGGTATTCAATAGAAAACGATTATATAAATTCCCAAAAAACGCTTTTAGATGCAAAAAAAACAGCAGCGCTTGAAAAAGCTAAATGGCATAACTTTATAGGAGAGGGGTTCGTTCATCCCGGAAAATAA
- a CDS encoding ThaI family type II restriction endonuclease yields MSDEICQLFEDKSLVSRIKVKLPQLFQLAELESSRAGKVGMEVGSVREKIVSALLIYKFSEENVETELPITEAEVDVKVFGNPISIKTITGKNLSGVKLIWTVDTQKALEFSSKYIPCCDMILVQINWDNVGGFYYISKEIQNKTLKLIGREKYIKLPKQGTNPRGVEIGVEAMRQLISNPDTLKIPIDWKRKTINFKPFERWVELWQKG; encoded by the coding sequence ATGAGCGATGAAATTTGTCAGCTGTTTGAAGATAAAAGCTTAGTTTCAAGAATTAAAGTCAAATTACCACAACTTTTTCAATTGGCTGAGTTGGAAAGCTCAAGAGCTGGGAAAGTTGGAATGGAAGTAGGCTCTGTTCGAGAAAAGATTGTTAGTGCACTCCTAATATACAAATTTAGTGAAGAAAATGTTGAGACTGAATTACCAATAACTGAAGCAGAAGTAGATGTTAAAGTATTTGGGAATCCAATTTCTATTAAGACAATTACCGGAAAAAATCTAAGTGGTGTAAAATTGATATGGACTGTTGATACTCAAAAAGCATTAGAATTTAGTAGTAAATATATACCGTGTTGTGATATGATATTAGTTCAGATAAATTGGGATAATGTCGGTGGTTTTTATTATATAAGTAAAGAGATTCAAAATAAGACGTTAAAATTGATCGGTAGAGAAAAATACATAAAGTTACCAAAGCAGGGAACAAATCCTAGAGGTGTTGAAATAGGTGTCGAGGCAATGAGACAATTAATATCAAATCCAGATACTTTAAAAATACCAATTGATTGGAAAAGAAAGACTATAAATTTTAAACCGTTTGAAAGATGGGTGGAATTATGGCAAAAGGGTTAA
- a CDS encoding site-specific DNA-methyltransferase, translating into MAKGLTTTRQGTSTSAFGTNGRINHDSAKFYNSKLYKELEKEVDISKKVNSFPHKYLNTIIQGSCINMKEIPDNSLHLMITSPPYNVSKEYDDDLSLKEYLELLRQAFTETFRVLVNGGRACVNVANLGRKPYIPLSDYISEIMISIGFNMRGEIIWNKAASASPSTAWGSWKSAGNPTLRDVHEYILVFSKGIYKRERTKDELKIKKDTIAKEQFMEWTKSIWTMNAESAKRIGHPAPFPEELPNRLIQLYSFTTDIVLDPFMGSGTTAVSAIKLKRNYVGYDINNKYIALANERIKNIKMKFSGYTKNTKERRNNI; encoded by the coding sequence ATGGCAAAAGGGTTAACAACTACAAGACAAGGTACTTCTACAAGTGCTTTCGGTACAAATGGAAGAATAAACCACGACTCCGCAAAATTTTATAATTCAAAGCTATATAAAGAATTGGAAAAAGAAGTTGACATTTCAAAAAAAGTAAATAGTTTTCCACACAAATATCTTAATACTATTATTCAGGGTTCATGTATAAATATGAAAGAGATTCCCGATAATTCATTGCATTTAATGATAACTTCCCCGCCTTACAATGTTTCAAAAGAATATGATGATGATTTATCATTAAAAGAATACCTTGAATTATTACGGCAGGCATTTACGGAAACATTTCGCGTGCTTGTTAATGGTGGACGTGCTTGTGTTAATGTTGCCAATTTAGGAAGAAAACCCTATATTCCACTTTCTGATTATATTTCAGAAATAATGATTAGTATTGGTTTTAATATGCGAGGAGAGATTATCTGGAATAAGGCAGCCAGTGCAAGTCCTTCAACAGCATGGGGAAGCTGGAAAAGCGCAGGTAACCCAACATTACGCGATGTTCACGAATATATTTTAGTATTTTCAAAAGGTATATATAAGCGGGAAAGAACAAAAGACGAATTAAAAATAAAAAAAGATACTATAGCCAAAGAACAATTTATGGAGTGGACAAAATCAATCTGGACAATGAATGCTGAAAGTGCTAAACGCATTGGACATCCTGCACCTTTCCCTGAAGAATTACCGAATAGATTGATACAGTTATATTCTTTTACTACTGATATTGTTTTAGATCCCTTTATGGGAAGCGGGACAACGGCTGTTTCTGCAATAAAATTAAAAAGAAATTATGTCGGATATGATATTAACAATAAATATATTGCATTGGCGAATGAAAGAATAAAGAATATAAAAATGAAATTCTCTGGCTATACAAAGAATACAAAAGAACGCAGGAACAATATTTGA
- the hisS gene encoding histidine--tRNA ligase — protein MNKDSFLPPTGTRDIEPAAAEIRTNVINTITAIYKKYGFNFIETPCLEKLENLLGKKGGENEKLIFKVLKRGGELKEALQNIPFAENDLADFGLRYDLTIPLARYYARYKDKLPKPFKVFQIGSVWRAERPQKARYRQFTQCDIDIIGDPAPNCEIELIYVTCKTLHELKIKNFEIRINDRQILKKISRNCGINDDDKYRDFLISLDKLDKKSLDDIIEELGKKGFNKDILSNIKNTFEGLKSAAKSIDLLFKDDSDQEYLKTCKSLTAIIEGVKNLLGDVNIRFDPTLVRGMDYYTGTIYEVNEINEKNSFGGGGRYNNMIGSFSQQNVSACGFSLGFERIIDSFFSAASDNNGKKIKKAALLYSYGDNFCDIIHYCEKLKENYCVVSIFDKQKNTANQLAKLKETGFTHWGIYKGENTIIAEMEK, from the coding sequence ATGAACAAAGACAGCTTTTTACCTCCCACAGGAACGCGCGACATTGAACCTGCTGCCGCAGAAATAAGAACTAATGTCATAAACACCATTACTGCAATCTATAAAAAATACGGATTTAATTTTATCGAAACTCCGTGTCTTGAGAAATTAGAAAATTTGCTCGGGAAAAAAGGTGGGGAGAACGAAAAATTAATTTTTAAAGTACTCAAACGTGGCGGCGAATTAAAAGAAGCGCTTCAAAATATTCCCTTTGCAGAAAACGATTTAGCGGATTTCGGGCTGCGTTATGACCTTACCATACCGCTTGCTCGCTATTATGCCCGCTATAAAGATAAACTTCCAAAACCTTTTAAAGTTTTTCAAATCGGCAGCGTGTGGAGAGCCGAAAGACCTCAAAAAGCTCGTTACAGACAATTTACCCAATGTGATATAGACATTATAGGTGACCCTGCTCCAAACTGCGAAATAGAACTGATATATGTTACTTGCAAAACGCTTCACGAACTTAAAATAAAAAATTTTGAAATAAGAATCAACGACAGACAAATATTAAAAAAAATAAGCAGAAACTGCGGCATAAACGACGATGACAAATACAGAGATTTTCTCATATCTTTGGATAAACTCGATAAAAAATCTTTAGATGATATTATTGAAGAGCTTGGAAAAAAAGGTTTTAACAAAGATATTCTTTCAAATATAAAAAATACCTTTGAAGGTTTAAAATCCGCAGCAAAAAGCATAGATTTATTGTTTAAAGACGACTCTGATCAAGAATATTTAAAAACATGCAAAAGTTTAACAGCGATAATTGAGGGAGTAAAAAATCTTTTGGGAGATGTAAATATCAGATTCGATCCAACGCTTGTGCGTGGAATGGATTATTATACAGGCACGATTTACGAAGTCAACGAAATAAATGAAAAAAATTCTTTTGGCGGCGGCGGACGCTACAACAATATGATAGGCAGTTTTTCACAACAGAATGTTTCAGCATGCGGTTTTTCTCTAGGATTTGAAAGAATAATCGATTCTTTTTTTTCGGCAGCTTCGGATAATAACGGGAAAAAAATCAAAAAAGCGGCTTTGCTCTACTCTTATGGCGACAATTTTTGCGATATAATACATTATTGTGAAAAACTTAAAGAAAATTATTGTGTAGTTTCAATTTTTGACAAACAAAAAAATACAGCAAACCAGCTTGCAAAATTGAAAGAAACAGGATTTACGCATTGGGGAATTTATAAAGGCGAAAATACGATAATAGCAGAGATGGAAAAGTAA
- a CDS encoding N-6 DNA methylase: MENSKLTEKFHTEFKKLAGIFGRNYAECVKYNEEQIRKDFLDPLIESLGWNIRNSEGYIGKYQEVIVEPNVNGKVPDYCIQFGGQKIFYIEAKKPAIKIDKDQKPVIQVREYGWNSKMRYCLLTDFEEFAVYNTIIKPKKKDKSSTAQLLYFHYNELDKISNDGKTANWKRLYDYFSKEYELNGNNRLVPIKGNKSVDEDFLDTIEEWRQKLAKDIIKSASQEIKDNLNELVQKTIDRIVFLRVCEDREIEKEDQLKNIAAKQNIYAELIKLFKQSDKQYNSGLFHFRNEQQQSEDSDILSTKIQISNKVLKDIINSLYSPFPYRFDAMPADILGSVYERFLGKEIEINGKRVTIKDKPNIKKSGGIYYTPSYIVDYIVENTIEKQLETKTLNTIKDYKVVDPACGSGSFLIAAYQKLLDWYLEQYIKSPEKNKKYIVKGDEQSYKLTITERKRILLAHIYGIDLDTQAVEVSKLSLLLKALEGQTHTAIAKQLSLFDNEQRVLPDLGNNIQCGNSLVGSDIYGLYDTDKNRKQIKAYDWKFGSYDCVIGNPPYMKNTTDKTPFLLPKQSYLKDFYQGKMDLWYFFAVLGIKLLKPYGKLGFIATNNWNTNTGAAKLRGFILNNSKIESYVDFNEYKVFQTASIQTMIFILSKESVNSYQFDYIKNTNKKVIIENLAISLKDKRYFSKISAAIKSKELKDNFIEFVSNDTHILLNKIKKAGNFNLDKDEMTNGIHPHFDFIGKKQAENSRHRAGEGVFGLTTAELNLLCLTAEEKKFIKPYYNSTDLLKRYYGNPNNKIWLIYTTSKYKDKKSMNTYPNLKAHLDLYKDIIVSDNRPYGLHRSRVEDFFIGEKIISARKCPKRPAFTYTDFNSYVSAAFYVIKTSRINLKYLTGLLNSSLAAFWLKYKKTQGGSYQVDKEPLLSIPLVKTNNKKLETDLIAKVETIIEKKGKELSETNLQVKKTYQMEIKKSDFEIDDLVFQIYKVTDKAEQDFIKQSI; encoded by the coding sequence ATGGAAAACTCAAAATTAACAGAAAAATTTCACACAGAGTTTAAAAAACTTGCTGGTATTTTCGGAAGAAATTATGCAGAGTGTGTGAAATATAATGAAGAACAAATTCGTAAGGATTTTTTAGATCCTTTAATTGAGAGTCTTGGCTGGAATATTAGAAATTCTGAGGGCTATATTGGAAAGTATCAAGAAGTCATTGTTGAACCAAATGTGAATGGGAAAGTACCTGATTATTGTATTCAGTTTGGCGGACAAAAGATATTTTATATTGAAGCAAAAAAACCAGCTATAAAAATAGATAAAGACCAAAAACCTGTTATTCAAGTTCGTGAATATGGGTGGAATAGTAAAATGCGATATTGTTTACTAACAGATTTTGAGGAATTTGCAGTTTATAACACAATAATAAAACCTAAAAAGAAAGATAAATCATCTACCGCACAATTACTTTATTTTCATTATAATGAATTGGACAAGATTTCTAATGATGGCAAGACTGCAAACTGGAAAAGATTATATGATTATTTTTCCAAAGAATATGAATTAAATGGCAATAATAGACTTGTTCCAATTAAAGGAAATAAAAGTGTTGATGAAGATTTTCTTGACACAATAGAAGAATGGCGGCAAAAGTTAGCAAAAGATATAATAAAAAGTGCCTCACAAGAAATTAAGGATAATCTTAATGAATTGGTGCAAAAGACAATAGACCGAATTGTGTTTTTAAGAGTATGTGAAGATAGAGAAATTGAAAAGGAAGACCAACTCAAAAATATCGCCGCTAAGCAAAATATTTATGCTGAACTTATAAAACTGTTTAAACAATCAGACAAACAATATAATTCTGGATTATTTCATTTCAGAAATGAACAGCAGCAATCAGAGGATTCGGATATATTATCAACCAAAATACAAATAAGCAATAAAGTGTTAAAAGATATAATAAATTCTTTATATTCGCCGTTTCCATATAGATTTGATGCAATGCCTGCTGATATTTTGGGTTCCGTTTACGAAAGATTTTTAGGAAAAGAAATTGAAATTAACGGCAAAAGGGTAACAATAAAAGACAAGCCCAATATTAAAAAAAGCGGCGGTATTTATTATACTCCATCTTATATTGTTGATTATATTGTTGAAAATACAATTGAAAAACAGCTTGAAACAAAAACACTCAATACAATTAAAGACTATAAAGTTGTGGATCCTGCTTGTGGCAGCGGCTCATTTTTAATTGCTGCATATCAAAAGCTTTTGGATTGGTATTTAGAGCAATACATAAAATCGCCAGAGAAAAATAAAAAATATATAGTAAAAGGGGATGAACAAAGTTATAAATTAACTATTACCGAAAGAAAAAGAATTCTTTTAGCACATATATATGGCATCGATTTAGATACTCAAGCAGTTGAAGTATCAAAGCTGTCATTATTATTGAAAGCATTAGAAGGGCAAACTCATACTGCTATTGCTAAACAATTATCTTTATTTGACAATGAACAACGGGTATTGCCAGACTTGGGAAATAACATACAATGTGGCAACTCGTTAGTTGGTTCAGATATCTATGGATTATATGATACTGACAAAAATCGTAAGCAAATAAAAGCATATGATTGGAAATTTGGTAGTTATGATTGTGTAATTGGTAATCCTCCTTATATGAAAAACACCACTGACAAAACACCTTTTCTTTTGCCTAAGCAATCATATTTGAAAGATTTCTATCAAGGTAAAATGGATTTATGGTATTTCTTTGCTGTGCTGGGAATTAAATTATTGAAACCATATGGTAAACTTGGATTTATTGCAACAAATAATTGGAATACAAATACAGGCGCCGCAAAGCTGCGCGGCTTTATTTTAAATAATTCAAAGATCGAAAGTTATGTGGATTTTAATGAATATAAAGTATTTCAAACAGCAAGTATTCAAACAATGATTTTTATATTATCAAAGGAATCTGTAAATAGTTATCAATTTGACTACATAAAAAATACTAATAAAAAAGTTATTATTGAAAATCTTGCCATTTCATTGAAAGACAAAAGATATTTTAGCAAAATATCAGCAGCCATAAAAAGTAAAGAGTTGAAGGATAACTTTATAGAATTTGTGTCAAATGATACACACATATTATTAAATAAAATTAAAAAAGCAGGAAATTTTAATCTAGATAAAGACGAAATGACAAATGGAATCCACCCGCATTTCGATTTTATTGGTAAAAAACAAGCAGAGAATTCAAGGCATAGAGCCGGGGAGGGGGTTTTTGGATTGACCACTGCTGAATTAAATTTGTTGTGCCTGACAGCCGAAGAGAAAAAGTTCATCAAACCATATTATAATTCCACTGACTTGCTAAAGCGATATTATGGTAATCCAAATAATAAAATTTGGTTGATTTATACCACTTCTAAATACAAAGATAAAAAATCTATGAACACCTATCCAAATTTAAAAGCACATTTGGATTTATATAAAGATATAATTGTTTCTGATAATAGACCATATGGATTGCATCGTTCGCGGGTAGAAGATTTTTTTATTGGTGAAAAAATTATATCTGCCCGCAAATGCCCTAAACGGCCTGCTTTTACTTATACAGATTTTAATAGCTATGTATCTGCCGCATTTTATGTTATCAAGACATCTCGCATAAACCTAAAATATTTAACGGGATTATTGAATTCGTCATTAGCTGCATTTTGGTTAAAATATAAGAAAACACAAGGTGGCAGCTATCAAGTGGATAAAGAGCCATTGCTGAGTATTCCACTCGTCAAAACCAATAATAAAAAACTTGAAACAGATTTGATTGCAAAGGTTGAAACGATTATTGAAAAGAAAGGAAAGGAATTATCGGAAACAAATTTACAAGTTAAAAAAACATATCAAATGGAAATTAAAAAATCAGATTTTGAGATTGATGATTTAGTGTTTCAAATTTACAAGGTAACCGATAAAGCAGAACAAGACTTTATAAAGCAAAGTATCTGA
- a CDS encoding DUF502 domain-containing protein, which yields MENEKDSQRHGGILQKKTLKKRIGVLLKRYLATGLIVIIPLWLTFFVVTILFNLISNFAAPYLIPMLDLFMPDKIWVYRFQKLICFIVAIASICLLGFVTNRVVGKTLLSWLEQFIEKVPLLGTVHSAAKQFVRFVFGKEQNNGFKKVVLIPFPSKGSYSIAFLTGYHEVDGERHVCAFMPTTPNPTTGFLLLFKEEDVKNTNYTIEDAFQFIISMGVISPDKDKRNGKKLTESEIKGNLKKSPF from the coding sequence ATGGAAAATGAAAAGGATAGTCAGCGGCATGGCGGAATATTACAGAAAAAAACTTTAAAAAAAAGAATCGGGGTTCTTCTTAAAAGATATTTGGCAACGGGTCTGATAGTTATTATTCCCCTTTGGCTTACTTTTTTTGTAGTAACAATTCTTTTTAATTTGATAAGCAATTTTGCAGCTCCATATCTTATCCCCATGCTTGATTTATTTATGCCGGACAAAATATGGGTATATAGGTTTCAGAAGCTTATTTGTTTCATTGTCGCCATAGCAAGTATATGTTTGCTTGGTTTTGTCACAAACAGAGTTGTCGGAAAAACTCTTCTCAGCTGGCTTGAACAATTTATAGAAAAAGTGCCTCTTTTGGGAACGGTTCATTCTGCCGCAAAACAGTTTGTGCGTTTTGTTTTCGGCAAAGAACAAAATAATGGATTTAAAAAAGTCGTTTTGATTCCTTTCCCAAGCAAAGGTTCATATTCAATAGCTTTTTTAACAGGATATCATGAAGTTGACGGCGAAAGGCATGTTTGCGCTTTTATGCCCACGACGCCTAACCCGACCACGGGCTTTTTATTGTTGTTTAAAGAAGAAGATGTTAAAAATACGAATTATACCATTGAAGACGCTTTCCAGTTTATCATTTCTATGGGCGTTATAAGCCCTGATAAAGACAAAAGAAACGGCAAGAAACTTACGGAATCGGAAATAAAAGGAAATTTAAAGAAGTCTCCGTTTTAA
- a CDS encoding phosphoglucomutase/phosphomannomutase family protein, whose product MIKFGTSGWRGIIAEEFTYDNVRIAAQAAAKLINEENKKASVIIGYDTRFMSEDFAKVCAQVLAGNAIKVLLCKRNTPTPVIAFEIINSKLAGGINFTASHNPYKYNGIKYSPSWGGPALPETTKKIEKYCASISIKDVKIMPFEEAVKNKIIEIHNPRTAYMKKIKQLVNFKALKKANLKVAIDVLHGCGSDYLDALFDDAGIKHKTINKNRDTMFAPNGAPEPNNKNIDTLFQMVRKESYKLGLSTDGDADRFGIIDSNGEFITPNQVIPVLLYHLNKTRGWNGIAARSVMTSHMLDRLADKIGVQVIETPVGFKYIGEIMVNNAKDFIIGGEESGGLTIRGHIPEKDGILACLLIAEAVAMNKKSVTAMLKDIKKITGEIITSRLNFHLPLETMEAFRNTLKAKSPENFATMKVQKNISIDGYKFILDNSTWIGFRLSGTEPVVRVYAESDSQTKVNKLLKAGRAFVYGK is encoded by the coding sequence ATGATTAAATTTGGAACGTCAGGCTGGAGAGGAATTATTGCCGAAGAATTTACTTACGACAATGTAAGAATAGCGGCTCAAGCCGCCGCTAAACTTATAAACGAAGAAAACAAGAAGGCTTCCGTAATTATAGGTTATGACACGAGATTTATGTCAGAAGATTTCGCGAAGGTTTGTGCACAAGTGCTGGCGGGAAATGCAATCAAAGTATTGCTTTGTAAAAGGAACACTCCTACCCCTGTAATAGCTTTTGAGATAATAAATTCAAAACTTGCGGGCGGCATAAATTTTACCGCCAGTCATAATCCGTACAAATATAATGGAATAAAGTATTCTCCGTCATGGGGCGGTCCTGCTTTGCCAGAAACCACAAAAAAAATAGAAAAGTATTGCGCTTCCATAAGCATAAAAGACGTTAAGATAATGCCGTTTGAAGAGGCAGTTAAAAATAAAATTATAGAAATTCACAATCCGCGTACGGCTTATATGAAAAAAATTAAACAACTTGTGAACTTCAAAGCTTTAAAAAAAGCTAATCTGAAAGTCGCAATAGATGTTTTGCACGGCTGCGGAAGCGATTATCTTGACGCTTTGTTTGACGATGCCGGAATAAAACATAAAACCATAAACAAGAATAGGGACACTATGTTTGCCCCGAATGGTGCTCCAGAACCGAACAATAAAAATATTGATACTCTTTTCCAAATGGTAAGAAAAGAATCCTATAAATTGGGACTGTCCACAGATGGGGACGCCGACAGATTTGGAATAATAGATTCGAACGGGGAATTTATAACGCCAAATCAAGTAATTCCGGTTTTGCTCTATCATTTGAACAAAACAAGAGGCTGGAACGGAATTGCCGCCAGAAGCGTTATGACAAGCCATATGCTTGATAGGCTTGCTGACAAAATCGGCGTTCAGGTCATAGAAACTCCCGTAGGATTTAAGTATATCGGCGAAATTATGGTAAATAATGCAAAAGATTTTATAATCGGTGGTGAAGAGTCCGGAGGACTTACTATACGGGGACATATTCCAGAAAAAGACGGTATACTCGCCTGTCTTCTGATAGCCGAAGCCGTAGCGATGAATAAAAAATCTGTGACCGCTATGCTTAAAGACATCAAAAAAATTACAGGCGAGATTATAACTTCAAGGCTTAATTTTCATCTTCCACTTGAAACTATGGAAGCTTTCAGAAATACACTTAAAGCGAAATCTCCAGAAAATTTTGCCACAATGAAAGTGCAAAAGAATATTTCTATTGACGGATATAAATTTATTTTGGACAACAGCACATGGATAGGGTTTAGACTTTCCGGTACGGAACCAGTAGTGAGAGTGTACGCCGAGTCCGACAGTCAGACAAAAGTAAATAAACTTTTAAAAGCAGGGAGAGCTTTTGTATATGGAAAATGA